In Torulaspora delbrueckii CBS 1146 chromosome 1, complete genome, one genomic interval encodes:
- the SNM1 gene encoding Snm1p (similar to Saccharomyces cerevisiae SNM1 (YDR478W); ancestral locus Anc_5.613) yields MNREQTEKFRDKQLIQKYNLIHLLPTLNVPELSGLYLKSFLNATKRYQLQLPPLINDSSSKFCGSCGAVRIPRFNVEMSTVEHNKTTADEPPRVLQYKCLNCSYTETFPLESQSRNQIKLQNKDQGFVATWPQEKQQEKVTNKVEKKTSAKDRAKKRKLNSLSNLLSKKNEEKKKQNSPSLSLESFMQQG; encoded by the coding sequence ATGAATCGCGAACAAACTGAAAAGTTTAGAGATAAACAATTAATCCAAAAGTATAATTTGATTCATTTACTTCCGACACTGAATGTGCCCGAACTCTCCGGTCTATACCTAAAGAGCTTTCTCAATGCTACTAAGCGGTATCAACTGCAACTTCCGCCTCTTATCAATGATTCAAGCTCCAAATTTTGTGGTTCATGCGGTGCAGTACGGATTCCAAGATTTAATGTTGAAATGTCTACTGTTGAGCACAATAAAACGACTGCAGATGAACCCCCCAGGGTACTACAATACAAGTGTCTCAATTGCAGTTATACAGAAACCTTCCCATTGGAATCGCAGAGTCGAAACCAAATCAAGTTACAGAATAAAGATCAGGGATTTGTTGCGACTTGGCCGCAGGAAAAACAACAAGAGAAGGTTACCAACAAGGtagagaagaagacaagTGCCAAGGATAGGgcaaagaaaagaaaattgaactctttaTCCAATCTCCtctcgaagaagaatgaagagaagaaaaaacaaAACTCGCCCTCGTTAAGCTTGGAGAGTTTTATGCAGCAGGGTTAA
- the RKM4 gene encoding ribosomal lysine N-methyltransferase (similar to Saccharomyces cerevisiae SET7 (YDR257C); ancestral locus Anc_5.616), with translation MDGYGQATEQFSAWLSEVAGVRMSPKIAISDLRNFNQGRCVVAREAIEGQEVLFEIPRSAILNVGTSRLTEKYPGIRGRLLEEIGHWEGLVLCMLYEMKVLNIQSRWWAYFQVLPRPDEVNSLMFWNDEQLEGLKPSLIVERVGVAEAKQMYERVLQYVEESGVEELGSVSWSDFVYVASVIMSYSFDVELVDADPNEEQELSTVKNDGYMKSMIPLADTLNANTSKCNANLVYDIESLKMCATKPIGMGEQVYNIYGDHPNSELLRRYGYVEWEGSKYDFGEVPMATLVNVIHQKFQWDIEHLTQLIDIIRDNETIGDELQGENIVLHAYDCYSDGQIIPECVVLLQIMVTFLQISEARTLDRPAVERTLLRVVKKCFQLVESGRITKNCARMIEYVIDARLREYPSHAFREITPDHYSIPDIESLRQRMTEKVLQSEVDSLQNCFQSVEENFKLIADSKLLENISKRKLPVKKFKTMKKVKR, from the coding sequence ATGGATGGGTATGGTCAGGCTACTGAGCAGTTCTCTGCATGGTTGAGCGAAGTTGCGGGTGTTCGTATGTCGCCTAAGATCGCGATCAGCGATCTGcgaaatttcaatcaagGTCGATGTGTGGTGGCTAGAGAGGCTATTGAGGGTCAGGAAGTGTTATTTGAGATTCCTAGGAGTGCTATCTTAAATGTGGGGACTTCGCGATTGACTGAGAAGTATCCTGGGATACGCGGAAGacttttggaagagattggaCATTGGGAGGGGCTTGTGCTGTGTATGTTGTATGAGATGAAGGTTTTGAACATACAGAGTCGCTGGTGGGCCtattttcaagttcttccCAGGCCGGATGAGGTCAATTCGTTGATGTTTTGGAACGATGAGCAGttggaaggtttgaagCCTTCCTTGATCGTCGAAAGGGTGGGAGTGGCAGAGGCCAAGCAGATGTATGAGCGGGTGTTGCAGTATGTTGAGGAGTCgggagttgaagaattgggATCCGTTTCGTGGTCGGATTTCGTCTATGTGGCCAGTGTCATCATGTCGTACTCATTCGATGTTGAGCTGGTCGATGCTGACCCCAATGAGGAACAGGAATTGTCTACTGTGAAGAATGACGGGTACATGAAGTCAATGATCCCACTGGCAGATACTTTGAATGCTAACACGAGCAAATGTAATGCGAACCTAGTTTACGACATCgaatcattgaagatgtgTGCGACAAAGCCTATTGGGATGGGTGAACAAGTGTATAACATCTATGGTGACCATCCTAATTCGGAGTTGCTAAGGAGGTACGGATATGTGGAGTGGGAAGGATCAAAATACGACTTTGGTGAAGTACCGATGGCCACTTTGGTGAATGTAATTcaccaaaaattccaaTGGGACATTGAACACTTGACACAACTGATCGATATCATTAGGGACAATGAAACGATaggcgatgagcttcaGGGCGAGAATATTGTACTCCATGCATACGATTGTTATTCGGATGGTCAAATCATACCAGAATGCGTGGTTCTCTTACAGATAATGGTCActttccttcaaatttcagaaGCTCGTACTTTGGACAGGCCTGCGGTCGAAAGAACCCTATTACGTGTGGTAAAGAAGTGTTTCCAATTAGTGGAGAGTGGAAGAATTACTAAAAACTGTGCCAGAATGATAGAGTACGTGATAGATGCACGTTTAAGAGAATACCCAAGCCATGCATTCCGTGAAATAACTCCAGATCACTACTCCATACCAGATATCGAGTCTCTGCGGCAGAGGATGACCGAAAAAGTCTTGCAAAGTGAAGTCGATTCGTTGCAAAACTGTTTCCAATCGGTGGAAGAAAACTTTAAGCTCATAGCAGATTCGAAATTGCTCGAAAACATCTCTAAGAGAAAGTTGccagtgaagaagttcaagacCATGAAGAAGGTCAAACGTTAG
- the BUB3 gene encoding Bub3p (similar to Saccharomyces cerevisiae BUB3 (YOR026W); ancestral locus Anc_5.615): MARHQVVEVAQCPRDYVSEVLLLEDRRQIIVTSWDGLLTVYDYEVEHRTVSLNSRLRHECALLACCYVDTFHGRQIYVSSVQGEVLQVDLESEGFIPVKNNYATLGIPCISDFQGQLICGSWDGTLQVVDCETNCVVLQERLSDGLKVISMDVDNERMVIATSRNKVRLFELPLRPKDKGTEVESGLKYQARKVKLTPQGDGYVCSSLDGRVAVEYLEDESRKFAFRCHRLNLVDTSMVFPVNALSFRPNSNVLYTGGSDGSVSCWNLTSRKKVEQLPKFNENSVVQLACNEQVLCVATSDDSFKTNATKDETFELQPSRLYIVFL; this comes from the coding sequence ATGGCCAGGCATCAAGTCGTGGAAGTAGCCCAATGCCCTCGAGACTATGTGAGTGAGGTCCTATTGCTCGAAGACCGGCGTCAGATAATTGTGACGTCCTGGGATGGGCTTTTGACTGTGTATGACTACGAGGTAGAGCACCGAACCGTTAGTTTGAACTCACGATTACGGCACGAATGTGCCCTACTAGCATGCTGTTACGTTGATACATTTCATGGCAGGCAAATTTATGTGAGCAGTGTGCAGGGCGAAGTTTTACAGGTTGATCTAGAGTCGGAAGGGTTCATTCCTGTGAAGAATAATTATGCGACGTTGGGTATTCCATGCATAAGCGACTTTCAAGGCCAGTTGATCTGCGGGTCCTGGGATGGTACTTTGCAAGTGGTCGATTGCGAGACGAATTGTGTGGTACTGCAAGAACGTTTGAGTGATGGATTAAAGGTCATTTCGATGGATGttgataatgaaagaatGGTGATAGCAACTAGTAGAAACAAAGTACGATTATTTGAACTACCGTTGAGACCAAAAGACAAGGGCACGGAAGTGGAGTCTGGTCTAAAATATCAGGCCCGTAAGGTCAAATTGACACCTCAGGGTGATGGTTACGTTTGCAGTTCCTTGGATGGTCGTGTAGCCGTTGAGTACCTCGAAGACGAATCACGAAAATTTGCATTTAGATGTCATCGATTAAATCTTGTCGATACAAGTATGGTTTTCCCAGTCAATGCTCTGAGCTTCCGACCTAACTCGAATGTACTTTACACAGGTGGATCTGATGGATCTGTATCGTGCTGGAACCTAACATCGCGCAAGAAAGTAGAGCAACTGCCCAAGTTCAATGAGAATAGTGTTGTTCAATTAGCTTGCAATGAGCAAGTATTATGTGTGGCTACGTCCGATgactctttcaagacaaaCGCAACTAAAGACGAAACTTTTGAATTACAACCCAGTAGACTCTATATAGTATTCCTTTGA
- the HSP78 gene encoding chaperone ATPase HSP78 (similar to Saccharomyces cerevisiae HSP78 (YDR258C); ancestral locus Anc_5.618): MLRLIKRPSVERQLQSRINAAVKASSIPTAGKLESVNVESGFKRSLMTQVTPVRQRLEIGRNARMLRPLTSKRNIQMKMNPNQGEPEKPALEQFGTNLTKLAKEGKLDPVIGRDEEIARAIQILSRRTKNNPVLIGRAGVGKTSLIDGLAQRIVANEVPDSLKDKQLVTLDLGSLIAGAKYRGEFEERLKKVLDEIDKSNGQVIIFIDEVHMLLGLGKTDGSMDASNILKPKLAKGLRCISATTLDEFKIIEKDPALTRRFQPILLNEPSVSDTISILRGLKERYEVHHGVRITDTALVSAAVLSNRYVTDRFLPDKAIDLVDEACAVLRLQHESKPDEIQKLDRAIMRIQIELESLKKETDPVSVERREALQKELDLKNDELSRLTKIWEQERAEIEAIKNAKADLEQARIELEKCQREGDYTKASELRYAKIPDLERKVALSEKKNDGEKENLLHDSVTSDDISKVVAKMTGIPTETVMKGDKDRLLFMEDSLKERVVGQDEAISVISDAVRLQRAGLTSEKRPIASFMFLGPTGTGKTELTKALAEFLFDDESNVIRFDMSEFQEKHTVSRLIGAPPGYVMSESGGQLTEAVRRKPYAVVLFDEFEKAHPDVCKVLLQVLDEGKLTDSMGHPVDFRNTLIVMTSNVGQDILLADKELNEEGKVSDQTKKEVIDAMKRMYPPEFINRIDDMVVFNRLSKKVLRSIVDIRIEEIQERLNEKRMTINLSNEAKDWLTDRGYDPLYGARPLNRLIHRSILNPMATFLLKGQIRNGETVNVSVSGEKLEVQPNHQEGESLEEEPEK, from the coding sequence ATGTTAAGGTTAATTAAGAGACCATCTGTTGAGCGACAATTACAATCGAGGATCAATGCCGCTGTGAAAGCGTCATCGATCCCAACTGCAGGCAAACTAGAGTCGGTGAACGTGGAGAGTGGCTTCAAGAGGAGTCTTATGACTCAAGTCACTCCCGTACGGCAGCGGTTGGAGATTGGAAGAAATGCTAGGATGCTTAGACCATTGACAAGTAAAAGAAATATAcaaatgaagatgaatcCAAATCAGGGAGAACCTGAGAAGCCAGCGTTGGAACAGTTTGGTACAAACCTTACCAAGTTAGCAAAAGAAGGTAAATTGGACCCAGTTATTGGTCgtgatgaagagattgcGCGTGCAATTCAGATTTTATCGAGAAGAACCAAGAATAATCCTGTATTGATTGGACGTGCTGGTGTGGGTAAGACCTCGTTAATCGACGGTTTGGCTCAAAGAATTGTCGCCAACGAAGTACCTGATTCGTTAAAGGACAAACAACTAGTTACATTGGATCTGGGATCGCTGATAGCAGGCGCAAAATATAGAggtgaatttgaagaaaggttgaagaaagtccTGGATGAGATAGACAAGTCGAATGGTCAAgttatcatcttcatcgacgAGGTTCACATGCTGCTAGGTTTGGGTAAAACAGACGGCAGCATGGATGCTTCCAACATCTTGAAACCAAAGCTGGCCAAGGGTTTACGTTGCATCTCTGCTACCACTTTAGATGAATttaaaatcattgaaaaagatccCGCTTTAACGAGAAGGTTTCAGCCAATTTTGCTGAACGAACCTTCTGTTTCAGACACTATCTCAATCCTTAGAggtttgaaagaaaggTACGAAGTTCACCACGGTGTAAGAATTACCGATACTGCATTAGTTTCTGCTGCTGTCCTTTCCAATCGTTACGTGACTGACAGGTTTTTACCAGACAAGGCCATTGATCTGGTTGATGAAGCCTGCGCGGTCTTAAGGTTACAACATGAGTCCAAACCAGATGAAATACAAAAGCTTGACCGTGCAATAATGAGGATTCAAATCGAGTTGgaatcattgaagaaggagacaGATCCTGTTAGTGTTGAAAGGAGAGAAGCCTTGCAGAAGGAGTTGGATTTAAAAAATGACGAGTTAAGTAGACTGACCAAGATCTGGGAACAAGAAAGGGCAGAGATCGAAGCAATCAAAAACGCCAAGGCTGACTTGGAACAGGCTAGAATCGAACTAGAGAAATGTCAGCGTGAAGGTGACTATACCAAGGCATCGGAACTTCGTTATGCAAAGATACCTGATCTGGAGAGGAAAGTGGCGTTGAGcgaaaagaagaatgacGGTGAAAAGGAGAACCTGCTACATGACTCCGTGACTTCGGATGACATCTCGAAAGTTGTCGCTAAAATGACAGGTATACCTACTGAAACTGTCATGAAAGGAGATAAGGACAGGCTGCTATTCATGGAGGATTCTctgaaagaaagagttgTCGGGCAGGATGAAGCTATTTCCGTTATTTCAGATGCTGTCAGATTGCAAAGAGCCGGTTTGACAAGCGAAAAGAGACCTATTGCAAGTTTCATGTTCCTGGGTCCTACCGGTACTGGTAAGACAGAATTGACCAAGGCCCTGGCAGAGTTTCTGTTCGATGACGAGTCCAATGTGATAAGGTTTGATATGTCAGAGTTCCAGGAGAAGCACACTGTTTCACGTCTGATTGGTGCACCACCAGGTTATGTCATGAGTGAATCTGGTGGTCAATTAACGGAGGCTGTCAGGAGAAAGCCCTACGCTGTGGTTttatttgatgaatttgagaAAGCACATCCCGATGTGTGTAAAGTATTACTTCAAGTCTTGGACGAGGGTAAACTTACGGATTCAATGGGCCATCCAGTTGATTTCCGTAACACACTGATTGTTATGACATCGAATGTTGGTCAAGACATCTTGCTCGCAGACAAGGAACTCAACGAGGAAGGTAAGGTCAGTGACCaaacaaagaaggaagttATCGATGCAATGAAGAGAATGTATCCACCAGAGTTTATTAATCGTATTGATGATATGGTTGTCTTCAATAGATTGTCCAAGAAGGTTTTGAGATCTATTGTGGACATTAGGATTGAGGAGATTCAAGAGAGATTGAACGAGAAGAGAATGACTATCAACCTATCAAATGAAGCTAAGGATTGGTTAACTGATCGCGGCTACGATCCATTATATGGTGCAAGACCTCTAAACAGACTAATCCACAGAAGTATATTAAATCCTATGGCAACCTTCTTGCTAAAGGGCCAAATTAGGAATGGTGAAACGGTGAATGTGAGCGTTAGTGGCGAGAAGCTTGAGGTTCAACCGAATCATCAGGAGGGTGAAAGTCTAGAAGAAGAGCCCGAAAAATAG
- the SWM1 gene encoding Swm1p (similar to Saccharomyces cerevisiae SWM1 (YDR260C); ancestral locus Anc_5.620), producing the protein MGSYRDSYFQYHHLVDSHQILYNEWNQDELPPPDEQEIGNNNLKMKQGGSNSNNGTNGNVEASEGASKRYSGPRSNTNAYWDYFHDEEDWNLFKNVQLESNGVATFNQPPDTNAQDESKGAQARTNPDYEASNAITGSIFNNKVVRMAMVQNSNWNDLSMPHPE; encoded by the coding sequence ATGGGCAGTTATCGTGATTCGTACTTCCAGTATCATCACCTGGTAGACTCTCACCAGATCTTATACAATGAATGGAATCAGGATGAGTTGCCGCCACCGGACgaacaagagattggaAATAACaatctgaagatgaaacaGGGTGGATCAAATAGTAATAATGGAACCAATGGTAACGTCGAAGCCTCAGAGGGCGCTTCAAAGAGATACAGCGGGCCAAGATCGAACACAAACGCGTATTGGGACTATTTCCACGACGAAGAGGACTGGAACTTATTTAAGAACGTACAACTAGAGAGTAATGGAGTGGCTACTTTCAACCAGCCACCAGATACGAATGCACAAGACGAATCAAAAGGAGCTCAGGCGAGAACTAACCCAGACTACGAAGCCTCCAATGCCATCACGGGatcaatcttcaacaataAAGTAGTCAGAATGGCTATGGTACAAAACAGTAACTGGAACGATTTATCCATGCCACATCCAGAATGA
- the STI1 gene encoding Hsp90 cochaperone STI1 (similar to Saccharomyces cerevisiae STI1 (YOR027W); ancestral locus Anc_5.617): MTSADEYKQQGNAAFVAKDYEKAAELFGKAIDVSEQPNHVLYSNRSACYTSLKKFAEGLKDAEECVKINPGWSKGYNRVGAAQFGLNNLEDAEKSYQKALELDSANKAAKEGLDQVLKTRESRQQMPDLGLGQMFNDPNMIEKLKKNPKTAELMKDPQLVAKLAQYRTNPQAISQDLFTDTRLMTIMAALMGIDLNMGDANGPEAASGAKEEPREEPKQAEAKTEEPLKENNEPEPMEVDEKGPQVAAEEEKAEGNKFYKARKFDEAIEHYNKAWELHKDITYLNNRAAAEYEKGDYETAIATLTNAVDEGREMRADYKVIAKSFARIGNAYHKLGDLKKSINFYQKSLTEHRSADVLNKLRNAEKELKKQEAEEYVDPEKAEEARLEGKEYFSKADWPNAVKAYTEMIKRSPQDARGYSNRAAALAKLMSFPEAIADCDRAIEKDPNFIRAYIRKASAQIAVKEFAAAVETLDTVRTKDSELNNGANAREIDQLYIKANNQRFQPEDVNENPEQTYQRAMKDPEVAAIMQDPVMQSILQQAQQNPAALQEHMQNPDVFRKIQTLIAAGIIRTGHR, from the coding sequence ATGACAAGTGCGGACGAGTATAAGCAACAAGGGAACGCTGCTTTTGTCGCAAAGGACTACGAGAAAGCTGCGGAGCTATTTGGTAAAGCGATCGATGTGTCGGAACAACCTAATCATGTGTTGTATTCTAACCGTTCTGCATGCTATACttcgttgaagaaatttgcCGAAGGTTTGAAGGATGCGGAGGAGTGTGTGAAGATCAATCCCGGTTGGTCTAAGGGTTACAACCGTGTAGGGGCTGCACAATTTGGGTTGAATAACTTGGAAGATGCTGAAAAGAGCTACCAAAAAGCTCTAGAGTTGGATTCAGCAAACAAAGCTGCCAAGGAAGGGTTGGATCAAGTACTAAAAACTCGGGAATCAAGACAACAAATGCCAGATTTAGGGTTGGGACAAATGTTCAACGATCCAAAtatgattgaaaagttgaagaagaacccAAAGACTGCTGAACTGATGAAGGATCCTCAACTGGTAGCCAAGCTGGCTCAGTACAGAACGAACCCTCAGGCTATCAGTCAGGATTTATTCACTGATACTCGTTTGATGACCATCATGGCTGCATTGATGGGTATTGATTTGAATATGGGAGACGCAAATGGTCCCGAAGCGGCCAGTGGAGCTAAGGAAGAGCCTAGGGAAGAGCCAAAACAGGCTGAGGCCAAGACCGAAGAACCTTTGAAGGAGAATAATGAACCAGAACCAATGGAAGTCGATGAAAAAGGCCCTCAAGTCGCAgctgaagaggaaaaggcTGAAGGTAACAAGTTTTACAAGGCAAGAAAATTCGATGAGGCCATTGAACATTACAACAAGGCCTGGGAGTTGCACAAGGATATCACATATTTGAACAATCGTGCAGCTGCTGAATATGAAAAGGGTGATTATGAGACCGCTATTGCAACTTTAACTAATGCTGTCGATGAGGGTAGAGAGATGAGAGCTGATTACAAAGTGATCGCTAAATCTTTTGCACGTATCGGTAATGCTTATCATAAACTGGGcgacttgaagaaatctatCAATTTCTACCAAAAGTCTTTGACTGAACATAGAAGCGCAGATGTTCTAAACAAGTTGAGAAATGcagagaaggaattgaagaaacaagagGCTGAAGAATATGTGGATCCTGAAAAGGCAGAGGAAGCTCGTTTAGAGGGTAAAGAAtatttttccaaagcaGACTGGCCAAACGCCGTCAAGGCTTACACAGagatgatcaagagatCTCCACAGGATGCTAGAGGCTACTCCAACAGAGCTGCTGCCTTGGCAAAATTGATGTCATTTCCAGAAGCCATTGCTGACTGTGACAGAGCTATCGAGAAGGATCCAAATTTTATCAGAGCATACATCAGAAAAGCAAGTGCGCAAATTGCTGTTAAGGAATTTGCCGCCGCAGTCGAGACTCTAGACACCGTTCGCACCAAGGACAGTGAATTGAACAACGGCGCCAACGCCAGAGAAATCGATCAACTATACATTAAGGCAAACAATCAGAGATTCCAACCAGAGGATGTAAACGAAAATCCAGAGCAAACCTATCAGAGGGCTATGAAGGATCCCGAAGTCGCTGCTATCATGCAAGACCCAGTAATGCAAAGTATCTTGCAACAGGCACAACAAAACCCTGCAGCTTTGCAGGAGCACATGCAAAACCCTGACGTCTTCAGAAAGATCCAAACTTTGATCGCTGCTGGTATTATTCGTACGGGCCACCGTTGA
- the PEX29 gene encoding Pex29p (similar to Saccharomyces cerevisiae PEX29 (YDR479C); ancestral locus Anc_5.614), with amino-acid sequence MESVTSFFWNEGSKNGGSSAIQEKRGPTSADNGSSSGSGTAVPGSGMQKMMTDTLIEKIMRMALPPTTEMAMDNLETRIAAAKGRPSLSVQIMSRNFVLMNSRLSLPFTLIDEVNKIFEWSNPAYTMSVVLIYSYIILRPLPTITSIPIFYLLFGVMVPQFLYIHKPNGSPYLEVNPMPADGPPLRKAEVPKPVPELSQEFILNLTDLQNRLMLYVKTYDFIDQILIKFAFFTDEKKSSVAFVLLLSVALVNALFMDFFLTFIPLKAILLALGWSFAIMMHPHNREKFFSTVYSEETRLRLLALSNRYDKLVGEQLRYIEAREHRMVAVYEIQKFKHGKEWAPVGYSNDDFTLFSTLRIREEKIEDHCTSLLEEVKPPVDWQWLDDINWALDLNPTEWLEEGLVEYVDTDLGTKWVYDLNLDGSRGGYRRRMWTNICIRKIECEPDDNDDNDDEDDDDLVSTQLTTPTKVEKYSSHRVTRGSMSGVALPEDDTRPTVKRDSSTLSLSSAVSSNSSTHSNHSEPSKAIDNLRDVLNSST; translated from the coding sequence ATGGAGTCGGTGACCAGCTTCTTTTGGAACGAAGGGTCTAAGAATGGTGGTTCTAGTGCTATACAAGAGAAACGTGGACCTACCAGTGCTGATAACGGCAGTTCAAGTGGATCTGGGACTGCAGTGCCAGGCTCTGGAAtgcaaaagatgatgacgGACACCTTGATCGAAAAGATCATGAGGATGGCTCTGCCTCCTACGACGGAAATGGCTATGGACAACCTTGAGACTAGGATTGCGGCCGCTAAAGGTAGACCAAGTTTATCAGTACAGATAATGAGCCGTAATTTTGTACTGATGAACTCGAGACTCAGTTTGCCTTTCACTCTTATTGATGAGGTGAACAAAATATTCGAATGGTCGAACCCAGCATATACTATGTCTGTGGTACTGATTTACTCTTATATCATATTAAGGCCATTACCCACTATAACTTCAATTCCAATATTTTATCTGCTCTTCGGTGTCATGGTACCTCAATTTCTATACATTCACAAGCCTAACGGTTCCCCATATCTCGAGGTTAATCCCATGCCAGCTGATGGGCCTCCTTTGCGTAAGGCAGAAGTCCCAAAACCAGTGCCAGAGCTTAGTCAAGAAtttattttgaatttaACAGACCTTCAAAACCGGCTGATGCTGTATGTGAAGACGTACGATTTCATTGATCAGATTCTGATCAAATTTGCCTTCTTCACAGATGAAAAGAAGTCTTCCGTGGCGTTCGTGTTATTACTGAGTGTGGCCTTGGTGAATGCACTTTTTATGGATTTTTTCCTGACCTTCATACCACTGAAAGCCATCCTGCTTGCTCTGGGTTGGTCGTTCGCGATCATGATGCATCCGCACAATAGAGAGAAGTTCTTTAGTACCGTTTACTCCGAAGAGACACGTCTGCGGCTACTTGCATTATCAAACAGGTATGACAAACTTGTCGGCGAGCAATTACGCTACATAGAGGCCCGTGAGCACCGCATGGTAGCGGTTTATGAGATTCAGAAATTTAAACATGGCAAAGAATGGGCACCAGTTGGTTACTCTAATGACGATTTCACATTGTTCTCAACGTTACGAATAAGAgaggaaaaaattgaagaccaTTGCACATCTTTACTGGAAGAAGTGAAGCCGCCAGTAGACTGGCAATGGCTTGATGACATAAATTGGGCGTTAGACTTGAATCCAACGGAATGGCTTGAAGAAGGGCTTGTCGAATATGTTGATACAGACCTCGGGACTAAGTGGGTTTATGATCTCAATCTTGATGGGAGCAGAGGCGGGTACCGCAGAAGGATGTGGACAAACATCTGCATaagaaaaattgaatgcGAGCCCgacgataatgatgataatgacgatgaagacgatgatgatctgGTCTCTACACAGTTGACCACTCCGACGAAGGTGGAGAAATACTCCTCTCATAGAGTCACAAGAGGCTCTATGTCTGGAGTGGCCCTTCCCGAGGATGATACACGTCCTACGGTTAAGAGAGATAGCTCAACTTTATCTCTTTCAAGTGCGGTTAGCTCAAACAGCAGCACGCATTCCAATCATAGCGAACCTTCGAAAGCTATCGATAACCTCAGGGATGTGTTGAACTCCAGTACCTGA